Proteins encoded in a region of the Azospirillum sp. TSH58 genome:
- a CDS encoding bifunctional UDP-sugar hydrolase/5'-nucleotidase: MGFGRGVWLRPVFALVLGSLAGGISACGPAWADPGRFTILYAHSTTELEDVQGRGGIARLATLVRQERAAGGTVLVLHGGQALAPSVLSFYDQGAHVIDLLNGVGIDAMAALNREFHHGDDVLMTRAFEANFPIVVSNAADRQTGKPLDGLEDRAMLNAGPLRVGVLAAAPARTGEITRSPRTDFQPPGPVLARKAKELRNAGADLVVALTGDSGGTHRDVIASGAADIVLYQDRGRVVAVDYDGKTLNATVEPQAAWVLALDITAEKVTRGDATRTVWSSGVRAIDTATLAPDPALDAQAKAYRARLDSMLGMQVGRLDTPIDTRREVVRASENAFANTVADSLREAMEADVALINGGSFRGDRAYAAGTVWTRRDIQTEFPFHDTAVLIEVTGQQLRDALEFGFSGIEQLQGRFPHLSNARVTVDASRPPGQRVVALTVGGKPVEPAARFRLATGSYLANGGDGYAMLSTAPRLVDDRDADFVSTILAGRIARTGSFAPQLDGRLTVQR; the protein is encoded by the coding sequence ATGGGATTCGGCAGGGGCGTCTGGTTGCGCCCGGTGTTTGCGCTGGTTCTCGGAAGTCTGGCCGGCGGGATTTCGGCCTGCGGACCCGCCTGGGCGGACCCCGGCCGCTTCACCATCCTCTACGCCCACAGCACGACCGAGCTGGAGGACGTGCAGGGACGCGGCGGCATCGCCCGGCTCGCCACGCTGGTCCGGCAGGAGCGGGCGGCGGGCGGAACCGTGCTGGTCCTGCATGGCGGGCAGGCGCTCGCGCCCTCCGTCCTGTCCTTCTACGACCAGGGGGCGCACGTCATCGACCTGCTGAACGGGGTCGGCATCGACGCCATGGCGGCGCTGAACCGGGAATTCCATCACGGCGACGACGTGCTGATGACCCGCGCCTTCGAAGCGAACTTCCCCATCGTCGTCTCCAACGCGGCGGACCGCCAGACCGGCAAGCCGCTGGACGGGCTGGAGGACCGGGCGATGCTCAACGCCGGCCCGCTGCGCGTCGGCGTGCTGGCCGCGGCGCCGGCGCGGACGGGGGAGATCACCCGCTCTCCGCGCACGGATTTCCAGCCGCCGGGCCCGGTCCTGGCGCGCAAGGCAAAGGAGCTGCGCAACGCCGGGGCCGATCTGGTGGTGGCGCTGACCGGCGATTCCGGCGGCACCCACCGCGACGTGATCGCCTCCGGCGCCGCCGACATCGTGCTCTACCAGGACCGCGGGCGCGTGGTCGCCGTGGACTACGACGGCAAGACCCTGAACGCGACGGTCGAGCCGCAGGCCGCCTGGGTGCTGGCCTTGGACATCACCGCCGAGAAGGTGACCAGGGGCGACGCCACGCGCACCGTGTGGAGCAGCGGCGTGCGCGCCATCGACACCGCCACCCTGGCGCCGGATCCGGCGCTGGACGCGCAGGCCAAGGCCTACCGCGCGCGGCTGGACAGCATGCTGGGCATGCAGGTGGGCCGGCTGGACACGCCCATCGACACGCGGCGCGAGGTGGTGCGGGCCAGCGAGAACGCCTTCGCCAACACCGTCGCCGATTCGCTGCGCGAGGCGATGGAGGCCGACGTGGCGCTGATCAACGGGGGCTCCTTCCGCGGCGACCGCGCCTACGCGGCGGGCACGGTGTGGACGCGCCGCGACATCCAGACCGAGTTCCCCTTCCACGACACCGCCGTGCTGATCGAGGTCACCGGGCAGCAGCTGCGCGACGCGCTGGAGTTCGGCTTCTCCGGAATCGAGCAGCTGCAGGGCCGCTTTCCGCACCTGTCCAACGCCCGAGTCACCGTCGACGCGTCGCGACCGCCCGGCCAGCGGGTGGTGGCGCTGACGGTGGGCGGCAAGCCGGTGGAGCCGGCGGCGCGCTTCCGGCTGGCCACCGGCAGCTATCTCGCCAACGGCGGGGACGGCTATGCGATGCTGTCCACCGCCCCGCGGCTGGTGGACGACCGGGACGCCGATTTCGTCTCGACCATCCTCGCCGGACGGATCGCCCGCACGGGCTCCTTCGCGCCGCAGCTCGACGGCCGCCTGACGGTCCAGCGGTAA
- a CDS encoding ATP-binding protein has protein sequence MDATVTKPPTDRSAAAASLPRRRRARAGIVLRISIGLTIMTMLVLLVGVVSLSSFQLFRGEVSVLSSTTLPKVITSAELRGSLQKLVARLPVLAGSATTPQRRSIYDELISELEFLSKLVERMRDLHQQGEPVGDGDGDELRLLEQAQSTLLILAATVADLNAEVDRQIEAGARQAEAIRALAQLADALERLPGAEPGTGTAAAAPGGGGMLGAWAVRAGALMARAAGAMQTDHLNRLRVERRNAEHTLAELGRLAAATPEPEGSAMERIRADLAAILVAPGGLFDSSAERLQARNRAQALSGQSRVLVETVDRFTLALFDAIHDQSTDRTGDLAAMIQERSRMVMVLGGASILLAILVHLFFRRFLTSRLVALNGAVLARLSGSDATVPVEGNDEITDIAASIRYFIDEIDRRQMDLADNERRFRDLVEGSIQGIIIHRDFRPLYANDAFLQILGSSLDRALRVRSVLDFIAEDSRPLVEDNYRHIVATGLPSERRRLRARRLDGSERWIELTSRRIDWKGETAVQSIVVDVTREVEAEAALRRSRDAAEQALRELKETQASLIQAEKMASLGQLVAGVAHEVNTPIGITITGASQLAVQFEELARQIAAGAIKKSEFQRFLADGGEMARLILSNSMRAADLVQSFKMVAVDQSSDERRRFELKTYIGELLRSLRPAYKDVAGLDIAVDSPDELELDGYPGALSQILTNLVLNALTHAFTPHHPGRLTIAARLLPQDQVELTVADNGLGIPSDILPKIFDPFFTTRRGSGGSGLGLHIVYNLVTGTLRGTITVQSIPGEGTRFILRFPRVTPTAGATVGKAELV, from the coding sequence ATGGACGCGACGGTCACGAAGCCCCCCACCGACCGCAGCGCCGCCGCGGCATCCCTGCCCCGGCGGCGGCGCGCGCGGGCCGGCATCGTGCTGCGCATCTCCATCGGCCTGACCATCATGACGATGCTGGTCCTGCTGGTCGGCGTCGTGTCGCTGTCCTCCTTCCAGCTGTTCCGGGGGGAGGTGTCGGTCCTTTCCTCCACCACCCTGCCGAAGGTCATCACCAGCGCGGAGCTGCGCGGCTCGCTCCAGAAGCTGGTCGCCCGCCTGCCCGTCCTGGCCGGGTCGGCCACCACCCCGCAGCGCCGGTCCATCTACGACGAACTCATCAGCGAGCTGGAGTTCCTGAGCAAGCTGGTCGAGCGCATGCGGGACCTCCACCAGCAGGGCGAGCCGGTGGGCGACGGTGACGGCGACGAGCTGCGGCTTCTGGAACAGGCCCAGTCCACCCTGCTGATCCTGGCGGCGACGGTGGCCGACCTGAACGCGGAGGTCGACCGGCAGATCGAGGCCGGCGCCCGTCAGGCGGAGGCGATCCGCGCGCTGGCCCAGCTCGCCGACGCGCTGGAACGCCTGCCAGGGGCGGAGCCGGGAACCGGAACGGCCGCGGCGGCGCCCGGCGGGGGCGGGATGCTGGGCGCCTGGGCGGTGCGGGCGGGCGCGCTGATGGCGCGGGCCGCCGGGGCGATGCAGACCGACCATCTCAACCGGCTGCGCGTGGAGCGCCGCAACGCCGAGCACACGCTGGCCGAGCTGGGCCGTCTGGCCGCCGCCACGCCCGAGCCGGAGGGCTCCGCCATGGAGCGCATCCGGGCCGACCTCGCCGCGATCCTGGTGGCGCCGGGCGGGCTGTTCGACAGCTCCGCCGAGCGGCTGCAGGCGCGCAACCGCGCCCAGGCGCTGTCCGGCCAGTCGCGGGTCCTGGTGGAGACGGTGGACCGCTTCACGCTGGCCCTGTTCGACGCCATCCACGACCAGTCCACCGACCGCACCGGCGATCTGGCGGCGATGATCCAGGAGCGCTCGCGCATGGTGATGGTGCTGGGCGGCGCCTCCATCCTGCTGGCCATCCTGGTCCATCTGTTCTTCCGGCGCTTCCTGACCTCGCGGCTGGTCGCCCTGAACGGCGCCGTTCTGGCCCGGCTGTCCGGCAGCGACGCGACGGTGCCGGTGGAGGGCAACGACGAGATCACCGACATCGCCGCCTCCATCCGCTACTTCATCGACGAGATCGACCGGCGCCAGATGGATCTGGCCGACAACGAGCGGCGCTTCCGCGACCTCGTCGAAGGCTCCATCCAGGGAATCATCATCCACCGCGATTTCCGCCCGCTCTACGCCAACGACGCCTTCCTGCAGATCCTGGGCAGCAGCCTGGACCGGGCGCTGCGGGTGCGTTCGGTGCTCGACTTCATCGCGGAGGACAGCCGGCCGCTGGTCGAGGACAACTACCGGCACATCGTCGCCACCGGCCTGCCCAGCGAGCGGCGGCGGCTGCGCGCCCGCCGGCTCGACGGGTCGGAGCGCTGGATCGAGCTGACCAGCCGCCGCATCGACTGGAAGGGGGAGACCGCCGTCCAGTCCATCGTCGTCGACGTGACCCGCGAGGTCGAGGCGGAGGCGGCGCTGCGCCGGTCCCGCGACGCGGCCGAACAGGCGCTGCGCGAGTTGAAGGAGACCCAGGCCAGCCTGATCCAGGCGGAAAAGATGGCCTCGCTCGGCCAGCTCGTCGCCGGGGTCGCGCACGAGGTCAACACGCCCATCGGCATCACCATCACCGGCGCCTCGCAGCTTGCCGTGCAGTTCGAGGAGCTGGCCCGCCAGATCGCCGCCGGGGCGATCAAGAAGTCGGAGTTCCAGCGCTTCCTGGCCGACGGCGGCGAGATGGCCCGGCTGATCCTGTCCAACAGCATGCGCGCCGCCGATCTGGTGCAGAGCTTCAAGATGGTCGCGGTGGACCAGTCGAGCGACGAGCGCCGCCGGTTCGAGCTGAAGACCTACATCGGCGAACTGCTGCGCAGCCTGCGCCCGGCCTACAAGGACGTGGCCGGCCTGGACATCGCGGTGGACAGCCCGGACGAGCTGGAGCTGGACGGTTATCCCGGCGCGCTGTCGCAGATCCTGACCAACCTCGTCCTCAACGCGCTGACCCACGCCTTCACGCCGCACCATCCGGGCCGGCTGACCATCGCCGCCCGCCTGCTGCCGCAGGATCAGGTGGAGCTGACGGTGGCCGACAACGGGCTGGGCATCCCGTCGGACATCCTGCCGAAGATCTTCGACCCCTTCTTCACCACCCGCCGGGGCAGCGGGGGCAGCGGTCTGGGGCTGCACATCGTCTACAACCTCGTCACCGGCACGCTGCGCGGCACCATCACGGTGCAGAGCATTCCCGGCGAGGGCACCCGCTTCATCCTGCGCTTCCCCCGCGTCACGCCGACGGCGGGGGCAACGGTGGGAAAGGCGGAACTGGTGTGA
- a CDS encoding DUF1491 family protein has translation MDDRLPTHLWVMAHIRAADAEGVTMMVLRKGDPSRGTVILKLNRLDRTFSVLVQVREEERLRWSRGTGADPVDEATADAYIARQTRYDPDVWVIEVEDRKGRHWFEGEVRG, from the coding sequence ATGGACGACCGTCTGCCGACGCATCTCTGGGTGATGGCGCACATCCGCGCCGCCGATGCGGAGGGCGTCACGATGATGGTTCTGCGCAAGGGGGACCCCAGCCGCGGCACGGTCATCCTGAAATTGAACCGGCTGGACCGGACCTTCAGCGTCCTGGTCCAGGTGCGCGAGGAGGAGCGGCTGCGCTGGTCCCGCGGCACCGGCGCCGATCCGGTGGACGAGGCGACGGCCGACGCCTACATCGCCCGCCAGACCCGCTACGATCCCGACGTCTGGGTGATCGAGGTGGAGGACCGCAAGGGTCGCCACTGGTTCGAGGGCGAGGTGCGCGGATAG
- a CDS encoding tetratricopeptide repeat protein → MATLLDVLDAAVNHHMAGRLAEAAQDYRVVLAVEPAQPDALHLLGVAEAQRGAHAAAAALIARSLRLRPDAASPWANLGGALRALGAAERADAALARALALDPALPDALTNLGSVRHALADHPAALAWLERAERRRPGHPDTALNRGVVLRDARRFAESDACLDALLAARPDHTDAHLARAVGRLVRGDLKAGWDEFEWRPRRLPAPPWAGEPLDGRRILLHAEQGFGDTIQFARYAPLVARAGGRVILDVHPLQFRLLRSLGPEIQVLVRGPAPAPHDLHCPLMSLPRAFGTELASIPAPPAYLAAEPDEVARWGRRIAEVDTRTASGPRVGLVWAGNPNHRNDRNRSIPADRLAPLLDTPGLRLFSLQTGDATAARPAALPDLTAGIRDFADSAAILANLDLVIAVDTATIHLAGALGVPAWLLLPYAPDWRWLLDRTDSPWYPSLRLFRQPRPGDWDSVLRTVAAELERFAAAQLAPQKQS, encoded by the coding sequence ATGGCGACACTCCTGGACGTTCTCGACGCCGCCGTCAACCACCACATGGCCGGGCGCCTCGCCGAGGCGGCGCAGGACTACCGCGTCGTGCTGGCGGTGGAGCCGGCGCAGCCCGACGCCCTGCATCTGCTCGGCGTGGCGGAGGCCCAGCGCGGCGCCCACGCCGCCGCCGCGGCGCTGATCGCCCGCTCGCTGCGGCTCCGCCCCGACGCGGCGTCGCCCTGGGCGAACCTCGGCGGTGCCCTGCGCGCGCTCGGAGCGGCGGAGCGGGCCGACGCCGCGCTGGCCCGCGCCCTGGCCCTCGACCCGGCTTTGCCCGACGCCCTGACGAACCTGGGTTCGGTGCGCCACGCGCTGGCCGACCACCCCGCCGCGCTGGCCTGGCTGGAGCGCGCGGAGCGGAGGCGGCCCGGCCATCCGGACACCGCGCTCAACCGGGGCGTCGTGCTGCGCGACGCGCGACGCTTCGCGGAGTCCGACGCCTGCCTGGACGCCCTGCTGGCCGCGCGGCCCGACCACACCGACGCACATCTGGCGCGCGCCGTCGGCCGGCTGGTGCGGGGCGACCTGAAGGCCGGATGGGACGAATTCGAGTGGCGCCCGCGTCGCCTGCCCGCCCCGCCCTGGGCCGGGGAGCCGCTGGACGGCCGGCGCATCCTCCTGCACGCCGAGCAGGGATTCGGCGACACCATCCAGTTCGCCCGCTACGCCCCGCTGGTGGCCCGCGCCGGGGGCCGGGTGATCCTGGACGTGCACCCGCTGCAATTCCGTCTGCTGCGCTCGCTGGGACCGGAGATCCAGGTGCTGGTGCGCGGCCCCGCCCCGGCGCCGCACGACCTCCACTGCCCGCTGATGAGCCTGCCCCGCGCCTTCGGCACCGAGCTGGCGAGCATCCCCGCCCCACCCGCCTACCTCGCCGCCGAACCGGACGAGGTGGCGCGCTGGGGCCGCCGGATCGCCGAGGTTGACACGCGAACGGCGTCCGGGCCACGCGTCGGCCTCGTCTGGGCGGGCAACCCGAACCACCGCAACGACCGCAACCGCTCCATCCCCGCCGACCGGCTGGCCCCGCTCCTCGACACGCCGGGCCTGCGCCTGTTCAGCCTGCAGACCGGCGACGCGACGGCGGCCCGGCCCGCCGCCCTGCCCGACCTGACCGCGGGCATCCGCGACTTCGCCGACAGCGCGGCCATCCTGGCGAATCTGGACCTCGTCATCGCGGTCGACACGGCGACCATCCATCTGGCGGGCGCGCTCGGCGTGCCGGCGTGGTTGCTTCTCCCCTACGCGCCGGACTGGCGCTGGCTGCTCGACCGTACGGACAGCCCCTGGTACCCGTCGCTGCGCCTGTTCCGCCAGCCCCGCCCCGGCGACTGGGACAGCGTCCTGCGCACCGTCGCCGCGGAGCTGGAGCGCTTCGCCGCCGCTCAGTTGGCGCCGCAGAAACAGTCGTAG
- a CDS encoding flagellar hook-basal body complex protein encodes MSIFGSMTTAVLGLSAQSKALGHISDNIANASTVGYKRVNTAFETLVLQSNERLHAPGGVTAAPVFMNNIQGNLTQVQSPTNAAIQGQGFFSVSKLSRGLTGPGQQGETVQTQTGTLNADNVYYTRVGDFELDKNRYLVNSAGFALNGWIVDDVTGQLKKDVVQPLQVNTLTDKPQSTNSITLGANLPATPTPGVPIPSSSIQVYDTQGNARTIQFNWRQDAANAWRLGIEAPGSSTQPVAGSFTGGAASMAAGSQVSGVTPVAQVSQVLVNGTTTVPPSSVTVSGRTNYYPDGTSQDNIRIGDTYTLNFNGSSVTVAVTAANIASFPNYSDVANALASAVNAMVPAPYTAEIDSSDPRKILVKKLDGSPVEVSGSFSNSAPQLSTVSGPSTNLTGSVSGDQRSTFTFSTAAIDVGDEFRITVAGKEFKTRVTSANIGALGNINGVVADLASQINGAVPPLGINALIGTATVPAGTANQLVLDGTAATQTFTASYGVTNADSRKNDVVASSPVDFTAATATPIQVATAALPEITQVSFPTAATLKVPDQYVVNVLGTEFKTTVSYSNINTLSDMKGVVNDLMTQINNAGLAVGATVNSAGDLVLTGTTNGTALNVSGNKLDITGTDNVRVGDSYTVRVDGVPYAVSVTADNILTMGTYGGIANALAAQINSARPQAPVIASVVNSQLQVTARNPGTPFKIDQEYTSGAASNNQVNGPTISAPTDSRGQRQEFSYPQTQIDIGDVYSVSIDGTPISVKVDKSNYGNFQDINGVLQELANRVNAANLNVVATSTGGRLTLTHNTSTTGKFEAKASIQNATGSSGTLTASTTTSNVAGVRQSESVTLTGTPGDKDAEYTVIVNGSPITYRTTGEETSMETIAASLANLVNKNTSLPVTASAEGSVLKLVAKSASGTAADQFTLETAAQAGTTPAHVLLNFGTDPGNVGTITSVSTAKVGTGTAVTSANQGLGADANVTFTVDYGFGPQQITLNLGQIGKSGGVTQFAGSEINVRELVQDGASRGQYKEVVYGDNGDVIVNYDNGRSRTIGRIPVVTFNNPNALQREAGGVYIETDDGGRPNFNDPDTNGAGAVVANSVESSNVDIADEFTKLIVTQRTYSANTKIVTTSDEMLQEVLGLKR; translated from the coding sequence ATGAGCATCTTCGGTTCGATGACCACCGCCGTCCTCGGCCTGAGCGCGCAGTCGAAGGCCCTCGGTCACATCTCTGACAACATCGCCAACGCCTCGACGGTCGGCTACAAGCGGGTCAACACGGCCTTCGAGACGCTGGTGCTCCAGTCCAACGAGCGGTTGCACGCGCCGGGCGGCGTGACGGCGGCGCCGGTCTTCATGAACAACATCCAGGGCAACCTGACCCAGGTGCAGAGCCCGACCAACGCCGCCATCCAGGGCCAGGGCTTCTTCAGCGTGTCCAAGCTCAGCCGCGGCCTGACCGGCCCCGGCCAGCAGGGGGAGACGGTGCAGACCCAGACCGGCACGCTGAACGCCGACAACGTCTATTACACCCGCGTCGGCGACTTCGAGCTGGACAAGAACCGCTATCTGGTGAACAGCGCCGGCTTCGCGCTGAACGGCTGGATCGTCGACGACGTGACCGGCCAGCTGAAGAAGGACGTGGTGCAGCCGCTCCAGGTCAACACCCTGACCGACAAGCCGCAGTCGACCAACAGCATCACGCTGGGCGCCAACCTGCCGGCCACCCCGACGCCCGGCGTGCCGATCCCGTCCTCCAGCATTCAGGTCTACGACACCCAGGGCAACGCCCGGACCATCCAGTTCAACTGGCGCCAGGACGCCGCCAACGCGTGGCGCCTGGGCATCGAGGCGCCGGGCAGCTCGACCCAGCCGGTGGCCGGTTCCTTCACCGGCGGCGCCGCCTCCATGGCGGCGGGCAGCCAGGTGTCCGGCGTGACCCCGGTGGCCCAGGTCAGCCAGGTCCTGGTCAACGGCACGACCACCGTCCCGCCCTCCTCGGTCACGGTGAGCGGCCGCACCAACTACTATCCGGACGGCACATCGCAGGACAACATCCGGATCGGTGACACCTACACCCTGAACTTCAACGGGTCTTCCGTGACGGTCGCGGTGACCGCCGCGAACATCGCCAGCTTCCCGAATTACTCGGACGTGGCGAACGCGCTGGCCAGCGCGGTCAACGCGATGGTGCCGGCGCCCTACACTGCCGAGATCGACAGCAGCGACCCACGCAAAATCCTGGTGAAAAAGCTGGACGGCTCTCCGGTCGAGGTCAGCGGCAGCTTCTCCAACTCCGCGCCGCAGCTCAGCACGGTCAGCGGCCCCTCGACCAATCTGACCGGCTCGGTCAGCGGCGATCAGCGCAGCACCTTCACCTTCTCCACCGCCGCCATCGACGTGGGTGACGAGTTCCGCATCACCGTGGCGGGCAAAGAGTTCAAGACGCGCGTCACCTCGGCCAACATCGGCGCGCTGGGCAACATCAACGGCGTGGTCGCCGATCTGGCGAGCCAGATCAACGGTGCCGTGCCGCCACTGGGCATCAACGCTCTGATCGGCACGGCCACGGTGCCGGCGGGAACCGCCAACCAGCTCGTGCTGGACGGAACGGCCGCGACACAGACCTTTACGGCCAGCTACGGCGTGACCAACGCCGACAGCCGCAAGAACGACGTCGTCGCTTCGTCGCCGGTGGACTTTACGGCGGCCACGGCGACCCCCATTCAGGTAGCCACCGCCGCCTTGCCCGAAATCACTCAGGTTTCCTTCCCCACGGCGGCAACCCTGAAAGTGCCGGACCAGTACGTCGTCAATGTGCTGGGCACCGAGTTCAAGACCACGGTCTCCTACTCGAACATCAACACGCTGAGCGACATGAAAGGCGTCGTCAACGATCTGATGACGCAGATCAACAACGCTGGTCTTGCCGTGGGGGCCACGGTCAACAGCGCGGGTGATCTGGTGCTGACCGGGACCACGAATGGCACGGCGCTGAACGTCAGCGGCAACAAACTGGACATCACCGGCACGGACAACGTGCGGGTGGGCGACAGCTACACCGTGCGGGTCGACGGCGTGCCTTACGCGGTCTCGGTGACCGCCGACAACATCCTGACCATGGGGACCTACGGCGGGATCGCCAACGCGCTGGCCGCCCAGATCAACTCCGCCCGGCCGCAAGCACCGGTCATCGCGTCGGTGGTGAATTCGCAGTTGCAGGTCACCGCCCGCAACCCCGGCACGCCCTTCAAGATCGACCAGGAATACACCTCGGGCGCGGCCTCCAACAACCAGGTGAACGGCCCGACGATCAGCGCGCCGACGGACTCGCGCGGTCAGCGCCAGGAATTCTCCTACCCGCAGACGCAGATCGACATCGGCGACGTCTATTCGGTGTCGATCGACGGCACGCCGATCTCGGTGAAGGTGGACAAGTCCAACTACGGCAACTTCCAGGACATCAACGGCGTCCTGCAGGAGCTGGCCAACCGCGTCAACGCCGCCAACCTGAACGTCGTCGCCACCTCGACCGGCGGCCGGCTGACCCTCACCCACAACACCTCGACCACCGGCAAGTTCGAGGCGAAGGCCAGCATCCAGAACGCCACCGGCAGCTCCGGCACGCTGACCGCCTCCACCACCACCTCAAACGTGGCTGGGGTGCGGCAGTCGGAATCGGTGACCCTGACCGGCACGCCGGGCGACAAGGACGCCGAATACACGGTCATCGTCAACGGCTCGCCGATCACCTACCGGACGACGGGTGAGGAGACCTCGATGGAGACCATCGCGGCCAGCCTCGCCAATCTGGTGAACAAGAACACCTCCCTGCCGGTGACCGCCAGCGCCGAGGGCAGCGTGCTGAAGCTCGTCGCCAAGTCGGCGAGCGGCACCGCCGCCGACCAGTTCACGCTGGAAACCGCCGCCCAGGCCGGCACCACCCCCGCGCATGTCCTGCTGAACTTCGGCACCGATCCCGGCAACGTCGGCACCATCACCAGCGTCAGCACGGCCAAGGTCGGCACCGGCACGGCGGTGACCTCCGCCAACCAGGGCCTGGGAGCGGACGCCAACGTGACCTTCACGGTGGATTACGGCTTCGGCCCGCAGCAGATCACCCTGAACCTCGGCCAGATCGGCAAGTCGGGCGGCGTCACCCAGTTCGCCGGCAGCGAGATCAACGTGCGCGAGCTGGTGCAGGACGGTGCCTCGCGCGGGCAGTACAAGGAGGTGGTCTACGGCGACAACGGCGACGTGATCGTCAATTACGACAACGGCCGCAGCCGCACCATCGGGCGCATTCCCGTGGTCACCTTCAACAACCCCAACGCCCTGCAGCGCGAGGCCGGCGGCGTCTACATCGAGACGGACGACGGCGGCCGGCCGAACTTCAACGACCCCGACACCAACGGGGCCGGCGCGGTGGTCGCGAACAGCGTGGAGTCCTCCAACGTGGACATCGCGGACGAGTTCACCAAGCTGATCGTCACCCAGCGCACCTACTCCGCCAACACCAAGATCGTCACGACCTCCGACGAGATGCTCCAGGAAGTCCTCGGGCTGAAGCGCTAA
- the flgK gene encoding flagellar hook-associated protein FlgK produces the protein MSLFGALGSATASLRAVQAQVKLVSDNVARADDPTRTRHTVSNVLDSNGFVLTSQYRREVDSALLSQVQDLTAREGSSATKSSYMQQLGDLLRTTSGKPQLNQYAEAFQTAWKAVETSPESEVAQYQLVQAADTFAREINRVSQGVEDMDREIQGDLSQSVGEVNRLLKEIESINNNIVSLQGYGSAGNEVADKRDGLIRELSTYVGVRTMARPDGRIAVFTPTGLALVDSQAANLSYEGGNINLTVGNQVTNVNQHLKEGKVAALMNLRADGSTSNPPQPASADPTTEVIRKLRSQLDAYAQMFTGSTKPGEPTSFRDAYDQAKTVPGEEGTQFFMGNDRFTIHVNENLLNNTKKLKSAAVKDVVTALSATGRSFQADGLKLEGASFSSITSNITGGWMSAAKTAMDKSSLDKDSRQILEERYHATTGVNIDEEIANLQQLQTSYAASARVMQVANTMFDALEAIVR, from the coding sequence ATGTCCCTCTTCGGCGCCCTCGGCAGCGCGACGGCCAGCCTCCGTGCGGTCCAGGCCCAGGTGAAGCTGGTCTCGGACAACGTCGCCCGCGCCGACGATCCCACCCGCACCCGGCACACCGTGTCGAACGTGCTGGATTCCAACGGGTTCGTCCTCACCTCCCAATACCGCCGCGAGGTCGATTCCGCCCTGCTCAGCCAGGTGCAGGACCTGACCGCGCGCGAGGGCTCCTCGGCCACCAAATCCTCCTACATGCAGCAGCTGGGCGACCTGCTGCGCACGACCAGCGGCAAGCCGCAGCTGAACCAGTACGCCGAGGCCTTCCAAACCGCCTGGAAGGCGGTGGAAACGTCGCCGGAAAGCGAGGTCGCGCAGTACCAGCTCGTCCAGGCCGCCGACACCTTCGCGCGCGAGATCAATCGCGTGTCCCAGGGCGTCGAGGACATGGACCGGGAGATCCAGGGCGACCTCAGCCAATCGGTCGGCGAGGTCAACCGTCTGCTGAAGGAAATCGAGAGCATCAACAACAACATCGTGTCGCTGCAGGGCTACGGCTCGGCCGGCAACGAGGTGGCCGACAAGCGCGACGGGCTGATCCGCGAGCTGAGCACCTACGTCGGCGTGCGCACGATGGCCCGCCCGGACGGCCGCATCGCCGTCTTCACCCCGACGGGGCTGGCGCTGGTCGACAGCCAGGCGGCAAATCTTTCCTACGAGGGCGGCAATATCAACCTGACGGTGGGCAATCAAGTCACCAACGTCAACCAGCACCTGAAGGAGGGAAAGGTCGCGGCGCTGATGAACCTGCGCGCCGACGGCTCGACCTCCAACCCGCCGCAGCCGGCCAGCGCCGACCCGACCACCGAGGTGATCCGCAAGCTGCGCTCGCAGCTCGACGCCTACGCGCAGATGTTCACCGGCTCCACCAAGCCCGGCGAGCCCACCAGCTTCCGCGACGCCTACGACCAGGCGAAGACGGTGCCGGGCGAGGAAGGCACGCAGTTCTTCATGGGCAACGACCGCTTCACCATCCACGTGAACGAGAACCTGCTGAACAACACGAAGAAACTGAAAAGCGCGGCCGTGAAGGACGTGGTGACGGCGCTCAGCGCCACGGGCCGCAGCTTCCAGGCCGACGGGCTGAAGCTGGAGGGCGCGTCCTTCAGCTCCATCACCAGCAACATCACCGGCGGCTGGATGTCCGCGGCCAAGACCGCGATGGACAAGTCCTCGCTGGACAAGGACTCCCGCCAGATCCTGGAGGAGCGCTATCACGCGACGACCGGCGTCAACATCGACGAGGAAATCGCGAATCTGCAGCAGCTCCAGACCTCCTACGCCGCGTCGGCACGGGTCATGCAAGTGGCCAATACGATGTTTGACGCGCTGGAGGCGATCGTCCGATGA